A single window of Acetohalobium arabaticum DSM 5501 DNA harbors:
- a CDS encoding MBL fold metallo-hydrolase, whose amino-acid sequence MTAEIDIYHLYHSGICIKTENYCLVFDYCNDQPAGEEKRIENGVLTTEELAEQEKGLVFVTHNHGDHFNPVIFDWAEELDTIEYILSNDVQVQDQENRHKVGKYQELKLDDVYIETYGTTDQGVSFYVEVDGFNIFHSGDLNWWHWKKFTLEERKQEEVEFKQELDRLEGKEIDIACVPVDHRLEEHYYLAGRYFAETIEPEMIVPIHFRDNYYITSDFVDEIADLPVNAVEITERGQKIIFN is encoded by the coding sequence ATGACTGCAGAGATTGATATTTATCATTTATACCACAGTGGTATCTGTATTAAGACAGAGAATTACTGTCTGGTCTTTGATTACTGTAATGATCAGCCAGCAGGAGAGGAAAAAAGAATTGAGAATGGCGTTTTGACTACTGAAGAGTTGGCCGAACAAGAGAAGGGATTAGTCTTTGTTACTCATAACCACGGGGATCACTTTAATCCTGTAATTTTTGACTGGGCAGAAGAGTTAGATACTATAGAGTATATATTAAGTAATGATGTGCAGGTACAAGATCAAGAGAACCGACATAAAGTAGGTAAGTATCAGGAACTTAAGTTGGATGATGTTTATATTGAGACCTACGGTACGACGGACCAGGGAGTTTCGTTTTATGTGGAAGTGGACGGCTTTAATATCTTCCATTCTGGTGATCTCAACTGGTGGCACTGGAAGAAGTTTACGCTGGAGGAGCGAAAACAGGAGGAAGTGGAGTTTAAGCAGGAACTGGACAGACTAGAAGGTAAGGAGATTGATATTGCCTGTGTGCCAGTGGATCATAGGTTAGAAGAGCATTACTATTTAGCTGGGCGCTACTTTGCAGAAACTATTGAGCCGGAGATGATTGTACCGATTCACTTTCGGGATAATTATTATATAACCAGTGACTTTGTGGATGAGATTGCTGATTTACCAGTTAACGCTGTAGAGATAACAGAAAGAGGTCAAAAAATCATATTTAATTAA
- a CDS encoding lipoate--protein ligase — MTNKALNSKLVFGTSYNPWYNLAVEEYLIKHIGKQDIILYLWQNDNTVVIGRNQNAWQECHIEDLRRAGGKLARRLSGGGAVFHDLGNLNYTLLMKKKFYNLEEQLIVIVRALNNLGIEAEFSGRNDIVCCGKKISGNAFYYGTKGAYIHGTVLVDTDLDKLTSYLKVSSEKIKSKGIDSVKSRVMNLTDIDNNLTVAQVKDSIQASFQESYNQEQPLTEINIDPTEEKLQELYDKYSDWDWRFGATPDCDISIDNHFTWGEVEINLKLANGYIEQATIYSDAMYSDLIEQISVALEERPFKLKVILATVEDVFANYQFPTKINENQLAKEFITWFKSELEEVIF, encoded by the coding sequence ATGACGAATAAAGCTTTGAATTCAAAGCTAGTGTTTGGTACCAGTTATAATCCTTGGTATAATTTAGCCGTAGAAGAATATTTGATAAAACATATTGGTAAGCAGGATATAATTCTCTATCTCTGGCAGAATGATAACACTGTAGTAATTGGACGCAATCAGAATGCATGGCAAGAATGCCATATTGAAGACTTAAGGCGGGCCGGTGGAAAGCTGGCCCGGAGATTATCCGGAGGAGGAGCAGTATTTCATGATTTGGGTAATCTAAACTACACATTATTAATGAAGAAAAAATTTTATAACCTGGAAGAACAACTAATTGTAATTGTAAGGGCCCTTAATAATTTAGGTATAGAAGCTGAATTTTCTGGACGAAATGATATAGTCTGTTGCGGAAAAAAGATTTCTGGTAATGCTTTTTATTATGGAACTAAAGGAGCTTATATCCATGGAACAGTATTAGTAGATACTGACCTCGATAAACTAACTTCTTATCTAAAGGTTTCCTCCGAGAAGATTAAATCAAAGGGAATTGATTCAGTTAAATCTCGAGTAATGAATTTAACAGATATAGATAATAACCTAACAGTAGCTCAAGTTAAAGATAGTATTCAGGCTAGTTTTCAAGAAAGCTACAATCAGGAGCAACCGCTAACTGAGATAAATATAGACCCAACAGAAGAGAAACTACAGGAACTATACGATAAATATTCTGACTGGGACTGGCGGTTTGGAGCTACTCCTGACTGTGATATTTCTATCGATAATCACTTTACCTGGGGAGAAGTCGAAATAAATTTAAAGTTAGCTAATGGTTATATTGAACAAGCAACTATTTATTCTGATGCCATGTATAGCGACTTAATTGAACAAATTTCAGTAGCTCTAGAGGAACGCCCCTTTAAGTTAAAAGTAATATTAGCGACTGTAGAAGATGTTTTTGCTAATTATCAGTTTCCCACTAAAATAAATGAAAATCAATTAGCTAAAGAATTCATTACCTGGTTTAAATCCGAGTTAGAAGAAGTGATTTTTTAA
- the lpdA gene encoding dihydrolipoyl dehydrogenase: protein MLIKLDPEQLPEDADQAKITEICVQPGENIKPETVIMQLEADKTSISLTSKKSGTIKKILVTEDEEIEVQQPLVKIASKPIPIKLSTEQLPNDTEEAQVTNLPLKTGDKVTAGEVICELEADKTTITLESKQSGTIAEIKIAEEDTVQTGETLLTITPAQQETKDKQDIKSTSSSETETEITVIGGGPGGYVAALKAAKLGADVTLIEKEKLGGTCLNWGCIPTKALVRSAQVYTNLKEAEEFGCQAENIDFNWESILERKENIVTKLTQGIEQLLTTHEIKVISGTAQLKDETTVEVTTADEEVIVNTEQMIIATGSQPVQLPIIDDKAVDHLLYSRQALDLDELPEKMVIIGGGVIGLEFAFIFSRLDVEVTVIEYLDEVLSFLDSDITEEITQAAQTEGIDIYTSAQAKQITSTADDQCLVKFEYQNSEQYITADRALMAVGRKPDLGGLEVEKLGIELDKETDGIQVNDRMQTTIDNIYAIGDVTGKTQLAHAASHQGIVAVKNIMDQPEKMDYNTIPTAIFTKPEIASVGMTEKEAAKADHTVKIGKFPVAANGKALTLGETTGFVKIIADAKTDQVLGGAIIGPHATDLIAEITLAVNNQLTTEEVIETIHAHPTSAETIHEAALAVRPEGALHYDE, encoded by the coding sequence ATGCTTATTAAACTTGATCCTGAACAATTACCTGAAGATGCTGATCAAGCAAAAATAACAGAGATTTGTGTGCAACCAGGAGAAAACATAAAACCAGAAACGGTAATCATGCAACTAGAAGCAGATAAGACTAGTATTTCTCTAACATCAAAAAAATCAGGAACTATAAAGAAAATTTTAGTTACAGAAGATGAAGAAATAGAAGTTCAACAACCACTAGTAAAAATTGCCTCTAAACCAATTCCTATTAAGCTATCAACCGAACAGTTACCGAACGATACAGAAGAAGCCCAAGTAACTAATTTACCTCTAAAAACTGGCGACAAAGTAACTGCCGGAGAAGTGATCTGTGAGTTAGAAGCAGATAAAACTACTATTACTCTGGAATCTAAACAATCAGGCACAATTGCCGAGATAAAAATAGCTGAAGAAGATACAGTCCAAACGGGAGAAACCTTGTTGACGATTACTCCTGCTCAACAAGAAACTAAAGATAAACAAGATATAAAGTCTACATCTTCTAGCGAAACTGAAACAGAAATCACAGTGATCGGCGGAGGTCCTGGAGGTTATGTAGCAGCTCTCAAAGCAGCTAAATTAGGCGCTGACGTAACATTAATTGAAAAAGAAAAGCTAGGTGGCACCTGTTTAAACTGGGGATGTATCCCAACTAAAGCGCTAGTTCGATCAGCACAAGTATATACTAATTTAAAAGAAGCAGAAGAATTCGGCTGTCAAGCTGAAAATATAGATTTCAACTGGGAATCAATACTAGAACGCAAAGAAAATATTGTAACTAAGCTAACCCAGGGAATTGAACAGCTCTTGACTACTCATGAAATAAAAGTAATTTCCGGCACTGCTCAACTAAAAGATGAAACAACAGTTGAAGTTACTACTGCTGATGAAGAAGTAATAGTTAATACCGAACAGATGATTATTGCTACTGGTTCACAGCCAGTACAGCTGCCGATAATAGATGACAAGGCAGTTGACCATCTACTTTACAGCCGCCAGGCCCTAGATTTAGATGAACTACCTGAAAAAATGGTGATCATCGGCGGTGGAGTTATCGGACTGGAATTTGCCTTTATTTTCTCTCGCTTAGATGTGGAAGTAACAGTAATTGAATACTTAGATGAAGTACTGTCCTTCCTTGACTCTGATATTACAGAAGAAATTACTCAAGCAGCACAAACAGAAGGAATTGATATTTATACTTCTGCTCAAGCTAAACAGATTACATCTACAGCAGATGATCAGTGTCTAGTTAAATTTGAATACCAAAATAGCGAACAGTACATTACAGCTGATCGGGCATTAATGGCAGTAGGTAGAAAACCTGATTTAGGTGGTCTAGAAGTTGAGAAATTAGGAATCGAACTTGATAAAGAGACAGATGGAATTCAGGTGAACGATAGAATGCAAACAACAATAGATAATATTTATGCTATTGGTGATGTAACAGGTAAGACACAGTTAGCCCACGCTGCTTCTCATCAAGGAATAGTAGCAGTCAAGAATATAATGGATCAACCAGAAAAGATGGATTACAATACAATTCCTACAGCCATCTTTACAAAACCAGAAATTGCTTCCGTAGGCATGACTGAAAAAGAAGCTGCTAAAGCAGACCATACAGTTAAGATAGGTAAATTCCCAGTAGCAGCTAACGGAAAAGCATTAACTCTAGGTGAAACTACCGGATTTGTAAAAATCATTGCTGATGCCAAAACAGACCAAGTTCTTGGAGGAGCCATTATCGGACCACATGCAACTGACTTAATTGCAGAAATAACTCTAGCAGTCAATAATCAATTAACTACCGAAGAAGTAATCGAGACAATCCATGCTCATCCTACCAGCGCTGAAACTATTCACGAAGCTGCACTAGCCGTCCGGCCAGAAGGTGCTCTCCACTATGACGAATAA